Genomic segment of Octadecabacter arcticus 238:
TATTGGCTGTGTTTGACCCCACCACGTTGCCTAAGGCCAAATCAGGAACACCGCCTAAAATGGCTTTGATCGATATCAACAGTTCTGGCGCAGAGGTGCCGAAAGCTACGATCGTCAACGACACGATAAAAGCAGGCACGCCAAGGCGCAGCGACATGTTCACAGCCCCTTTGACAAGGCTGTCACCAGCCAGCAGCAACAGCACCAACCCTACGACTGTGAACGTCCAATCCGTTGTCGACCCGTCGGGTATCGAAAGCCAGTCCAACATTTATTTGCGTTCCTTACAATCGCACCGCTTACCAAAGCTGAACTTGCCACAAGACTTGCACTTTGCGTCCGTTAGCCGCTTTACGCCCGGCACAGTCAGTTTGCCGAACATTGCCATGACAGCCATGCCGACCAAAAAAAGGGTTACAATTTTAAATATCATCTACAGGCCAAACCGCGCGTAAGCTGCGCGTTCTTCAATGCCGCCGTAGGCATCGTCGATGATTTGGGCGCCGAAACGCGCCAATAGGGGCTTTTTCTGACCAAAGCGGCGGAATTTTGTTTTGTCACCAAACCGATCCTTCATGGTCGGGACCAGATGGCCAAGGTGATCGGCCAGCCCGACATCTATCGATTTTTGGCCAACCCAGATGTCGCCAGTGAACAGGTCTTGATCTACGAGCTTACCTGCGCGGCGCGTGCTGACGTGGTCTTTGAAGAAGACGTGCATATCACGCAGCAAACCCTTGAGGCGTTTCACATCAGCAGGCTTTTCCGCCTGAAACGGGTCAAGCATGCTTTTGGATTTACCAGCCGTGTAAACGCGGCGTTCGGCGCCGATTTTATCCAAGGTTCCGGTCAGCCCGAAGCCCGCCGAAATCACCCCGATGGACCCGACAATGGACCCACGATCGACATAAATCTCATCGCCCGCCGTCGCGAGCCAATAGCCGCCCGATGCAGCGACGTCTTCAACGAAGCTGTAAACGGGGATGTCTTTTTCATCCGCAAGCCTGCGAATCCGCGCACAAATAAGCGATGATTGAACCGGCGAGCCACCGGGGGAGCTGATTTCCAGCGCCACCGCTTTGGGTTTGCTGCGAAACGCCTTTTCGATGCTGTCAGCCAGCCCGCGATCGCTAAGGGCACGACCAGATGTCGCTATTGCCCCCTGTAGCCGGATGACGGCCACGTGGGGGTCTGATTTGATGAAGGGGATCCAGTATTTCATATTGTTCCATTTAAGTCGCGGGCGGGGTGGAAACAAGGTCGGCGGTTACTGCCGGATACGCCAGCCGGTTTTGAATATCCACGCAATGATCCCGACACAAAGAGCCGTGAACAGTAAAATCGCCATAAGGCTAAGGCCGATGGGCACATCTGCCGTCCCGAAGAACGACCACCTAAAGCCGGAAATCAAATAAACCACAGGATTGAACATGGTAATTGTTTGCCAGACCGGCGGCAGCATCGTTACGGAATAAAACGACCCACCAAGGAACACCAACGGCGTGATGATCAGCAAAGGGATCAGTTGCAATTGTTCGAAATTGCCAGCCCAGATGCCGATGATAAAACCGAGGAGCGAGAAGCTCAGGCAGGTGAGGGTCAGGAACGCGATCATTGCAAACGGGTGTTGGATTGACAGGTCCACAAACAGGAACGACGTCGCAAGGATCACGACGCCGATGAACATCGCCTTGGTGGCCGCGGCCCCGACGTAGCCCACTGTGATCTCAAGAAAGCTGACGGGGGCTGATAAGAGTTCGTAGATCGTACCTATGAATTTCGGGAAATAGATGCCGAAACTGGCGTTGGCTGTGGCCTGTGTCATGACTGATAGCATGATGAGCCCCGGAACGATGAACGCGCCGTATCCAATGCCCTCAACGCTTTCCATGCGGCTGCCAATGGCAGTGCCGAAGACCACAAAATACAATGCGGTTGAGATCACAGGGCTGATGAAGCTTTGCGTCAGTGTGCGGAAAAATCGCTCCATTTCAAAGATATAGATCGACTTTATTGCTTGATAATTCATGTGGCGTCTTCCTTTTCGACCGCAACGTCCTTTTCGGAAACGAGGGATACGAAGATTTCTTCGAGGGATGATTGCCGCGTTTGCAGGTCCGTCAATTTCAAGCCAGCCGTGCGTAGATCGGCCAAAAGCCCGGCAATTCCAGTGCGGTCCGTCGCGATGTCATAGGCAAACAACAAACCGCCGTCCTCAATCGTGAGATCGTATTTCGACAGGGCTTTCGGTATCGTTTCCACAGGCTCGGCCAGATCAATTTTGAGCGTCTTTTGCCCCATGCGGTTCATTAGGTCAGCCTTGTTTTCGACCAAAAGAATTTCGCCTTTGGCGATGACACCGACACGGTCAGCGATGGCTTCAGCTTCTTCGATGTAGTGCGTCGTCAGGATGATCGTGACGCCATCTTTTTTCAGCTGGGACACAACCTTCCACATGTCTTTGCGCAGTTCGACATCAACGCCTGCGGATGGTTCATCAAGGAACAACACGCGCGGTTCATGGGCCAGCGCCTTGGCAATTAAGACGCGGCGTTTCATTCCTCCGGACAACATCATGATCTTGGAGTCCTTCTTGTCCCAAAGGGACAGGGATTTCAGAACCTTTTCGAGGTAGGCGTCATTTGGTGCCCGACCGAACAGCCCGCGTGAAAAGCGAACGGTACTGATCACCTTCTCGAACGGTTCGAGGGTGATTTCTTGCGGGACAAGCCCGACAAGACTGCGCGCAGCGCGGTACGCGGTGACCGTGTCATGTCCGCCAATTTTCACCGTTCCGCTTGTGGCGCGGGTTATGCCGCAAATCGTTGATATCAGTGTGGTTTTACCTGCCCCGTTAGGGCCGAGTAGCGCAATTATTTCACCCGATTTGATGTCCAGATCAACAGATTTCAGGGCTTGGAACCCACCATCAAAGGTCTTTGTGAGGCGTCGAACCTCAACTATATTTGTCATGTCATGAATCCTTTGTGCGGCACCCTAATGCGCCACTGCGCAAAGGGAAAGATAGGCAGTTCACGTGATAAGAAACCGTAAAACCGCCCGCACTGGGCGAAGAAGTAATTCGGCCGATCTAAAGGACATGCTATGCATCGTCTTTTCAAAGAGTTAAAACTTGATCTGGCTGCGCTCCTTTGACAAACGGCCTTTGACCTCTTTGCAAGGGTGGCCGATCTGGTCGCTTTCACACTTTGCCCGAATTGTTGAAACATACTTATGACCATCACCCATCTTGTTACCCATTCCGGCGGCTTTCATGCAGATGAACTGCTGTCGTCCGCTGTTCTTACACGTGTGTTCCCACAGGCAGAATTGCTGCGCAGCCGCGACCGCAAATGGATCACGCCCGCGACGGACAAGATTATCTATGATGTCGGCGGGGACTATGACGGCGAAGCGCAGATATTTGACCATCATCAACGTCCCAGTCCCCTGCGCGACGACGGCCAGCCGTTCAGTTCTTTTGGTCTGATCTGGGCACATTACGGGCGGGCGTATTTGGCGGCGATGGACGTACCAACCGATGACATTGAGGCGATCCACACCAAGTTTGACACCAAGTTTGTGCTGCCGATTGACCTGCTGGACAACGGCGCGATTGAACCATCCGTAGCAGGGCCACTTTCGATTCTGACGTTGCCTGCACTTTTGGGGAGCTTAAAGCCGGTCTTTGACGACATGTCGCCAACGGCGGACGACGATGCCTTCTTCGCCGCGTTGCCCATCGCGCGCAGCTTTGTCGAAGCCCAAATTCGCGGGTTAGCCGCAAAGGCGCGCGCTAGCGGCATCGTGCTTAACGCAATCGCGCAGGCTGGAACGTCACCTATTCTTGAATTGCCTATGGGCATGCCCTACCGCGCCGCACTGGATCAGATGGGGTCTGACCATATTTTGTTTGTGGTCCACCCACGCGGCGGCGACTGGACGTTGGGCGGCATCAAGCTGTCCCAAGACACGTTCGAGCAACGCGCCGATCTTCCAGCCGCTTGGGCCGGACTGACTGACGCCGCGCTTGAGGATGCAAGTGGCGTCAAAGGCGCCAAATTCTGTCACAATGCGCGCTTTATCGCAGTGGCATACACCCGCGAGGCGATCATGAAAATGGCTGAGATTGCAGTACGCGAAGCCTAGGTCGGTCTGGCAATGTTTTGATCACACCACATAGCGCCAACGCTTGTTAGTCCCCTCGGCTGGGCAACTCCGGTGCTCTACCGATGCGCTCAGCCAATCGTGTGACGGTAAGTCCCTGCACGATGATAGAGAAAATGACGACAATATAGGTCACTGTCAGGATCAAAGGTTTCCATTCGCCGTCTGGCAGTGACAGTGCCAAGGCGACGGAAATACCGCCTTTCAGGCCGCCCCAAGTCATGATCGGAATGACGCCCTTGCTGAACGTCTGGAACGGTTTCAGCAAAAGCACCGGAACCGCGACAGCTGCCAGCCGCGCAACAAGCGCAAGCACGATTGCCATGGCGCCCGCGATCAGGAAATCAGTTTTAAATGCGATGGCGAACACCTCAAACCCGATCATCAGGAACAACACGGCGTTCAGGATTTCGTCGATAAGCGTCCAGAACGCTTCGACATACTTGCGGGTTTCTTCCGACATGCCGTGTTTGGACCCGATGTCACCAATCAAAAGTCCTGCACAGACGGCCATGATCGGCGCAGAGACGTGCAGCGCAACGGCGAGTTCGTAGCCACCAAAGGCAAGGCCAAGTGTGATGAGGACTTCGAGGGAATAGTCATCAATCCGGCGCATGACACGGAACGTGAGCCAGCCCAGGACAATCCCCAAAACCGCCCCGCCGACCGCTTCTTGAATGAACAGTTGCGCGGCCCCAAAAAGACCTGATCCGTGATGGTCCCCGCTGGGAAACGCGATGCCCACGAGAACGAGGAAAACCACATATCCGACACCGTCATTGAACAGGCTTTCGCCGGCAATTTTGGTTTCCAAGGCTTTTGGCAGGCTTGCTTCGCGCAGGACACCCAGCACCGCGACGGGATCTGTCGGTGAAATCAGCGCCCCAAATACGAACGCGATCATCAACGGCATTCCCGTGATCCAACTGAACCCGAAGCCGACAATTGCAGTTGAAAGACCCACCCCCATTGTCGCTATCAAGAAGATGACAAGCCAGGCTTTGCGAAGGTCCGAAAGTTTGACGTGGAGCGCGCCAGCAAACAATAAAAGACCCAACATGCCTTCTAACAGCGCCTCGGAAAATTCAAAGTCCAGCACCTGCGCGCGGATCTGTTCTTCGACCGTTAAGGACGGGAACAGTGCGTCGGTCACAATCACCGCGAAGGACGCGATGAGCGCCACGACCAGAATACCAATCGAGGACGGGAGACGAAGAAACAGGTAATTCACTGTGCCAAAGGCCCCAGCAAGGACAATCAGCAGGGATGCGATTTGCAGGAGTGTCATTGCGCGGTGGTCCTTCTGG
This window contains:
- a CDS encoding MYG1 family protein: MTITHLVTHSGGFHADELLSSAVLTRVFPQAELLRSRDRKWITPATDKIIYDVGGDYDGEAQIFDHHQRPSPLRDDGQPFSSFGLIWAHYGRAYLAAMDVPTDDIEAIHTKFDTKFVLPIDLLDNGAIEPSVAGPLSILTLPALLGSLKPVFDDMSPTADDDAFFAALPIARSFVEAQIRGLAAKARASGIVLNAIAQAGTSPILELPMGMPYRAALDQMGSDHILFVVHPRGGDWTLGGIKLSQDTFEQRADLPAAWAGLTDAALEDASGVKGAKFCHNARFIAVAYTREAIMKMAEIAVREA
- a CDS encoding ABC transporter permease, translating into MNYQAIKSIYIFEMERFFRTLTQSFISPVISTALYFVVFGTAIGSRMESVEGIGYGAFIVPGLIMLSVMTQATANASFGIYFPKFIGTIYELLSAPVSFLEITVGYVGAAATKAMFIGVVILATSFLFVDLSIQHPFAMIAFLTLTCLSFSLLGFIIGIWAGNFEQLQLIPLLIITPLVFLGGSFYSVTMLPPVWQTITMFNPVVYLISGFRWSFFGTADVPIGLSLMAILLFTALCVGIIAWIFKTGWRIRQ
- a CDS encoding cation:proton antiporter — protein: MTLLQIASLLIVLAGAFGTVNYLFLRLPSSIGILVVALIASFAVIVTDALFPSLTVEEQIRAQVLDFEFSEALLEGMLGLLLFAGALHVKLSDLRKAWLVIFLIATMGVGLSTAIVGFGFSWITGMPLMIAFVFGALISPTDPVAVLGVLREASLPKALETKIAGESLFNDGVGYVVFLVLVGIAFPSGDHHGSGLFGAAQLFIQEAVGGAVLGIVLGWLTFRVMRRIDDYSLEVLITLGLAFGGYELAVALHVSAPIMAVCAGLLIGDIGSKHGMSEETRKYVEAFWTLIDEILNAVLFLMIGFEVFAIAFKTDFLIAGAMAIVLALVARLAAVAVPVLLLKPFQTFSKGVIPIMTWGGLKGGISVALALSLPDGEWKPLILTVTYIVVIFSIIVQGLTVTRLAERIGRAPELPSRGD
- a CDS encoding S49 family peptidase, translated to MKYWIPFIKSDPHVAVIRLQGAIATSGRALSDRGLADSIEKAFRSKPKAVALEISSPGGSPVQSSLICARIRRLADEKDIPVYSFVEDVAASGGYWLATAGDEIYVDRGSIVGSIGVISAGFGLTGTLDKIGAERRVYTAGKSKSMLDPFQAEKPADVKRLKGLLRDMHVFFKDHVSTRRAGKLVDQDLFTGDIWVGQKSIDVGLADHLGHLVPTMKDRFGDKTKFRRFGQKKPLLARFGAQIIDDAYGGIEERAAYARFGL
- a CDS encoding ABC transporter ATP-binding protein, translated to MTNIVEVRRLTKTFDGGFQALKSVDLDIKSGEIIALLGPNGAGKTTLISTICGITRATSGTVKIGGHDTVTAYRAARSLVGLVPQEITLEPFEKVISTVRFSRGLFGRAPNDAYLEKVLKSLSLWDKKDSKIMMLSGGMKRRVLIAKALAHEPRVLFLDEPSAGVDVELRKDMWKVVSQLKKDGVTIILTTHYIEEAEAIADRVGVIAKGEILLVENKADLMNRMGQKTLKIDLAEPVETIPKALSKYDLTIEDGGLLFAYDIATDRTGIAGLLADLRTAGLKLTDLQTRQSSLEEIFVSLVSEKDVAVEKEDAT